From Scophthalmus maximus strain ysfricsl-2021 chromosome 14, ASM2237912v1, whole genome shotgun sequence, one genomic window encodes:
- the wu:fc50b12 gene encoding p53-induced death domain-containing protein 1, with the protein MPNKAQEDAVINLKTLQEISSQLGFEWTVLAYELGFNRTEIGRFHARSTEKSVQARTMLESWYEKSWDKPNKTKLLQDGLERAGRRDLAERLRCLHWGHQKLSRRVELPSAFPFIITVHKTIHNQDALRRINDLNRRYT; encoded by the exons ATGCCCAACAAAGCCCAGGAG GATGCTGTGATTAACCTGAAGACACTGCAGGAGATTTCCAGTCAGCTTGGTTTTGAGTGGACCGTTCTGGCATACGAGCTTGGCTTCAACAGAACTGAGATTGGCCGGTTCCACGCCAGATCAACAGAGAAGAGCGTGCAGGCCAGGACCATGTTGGAGAgctg GTATGAGAAGTCATGGGACAAGCCCAACAAGAccaagctgctgcaggacggACTGGAGCGAGCCGGCAGGCGGGACCTGGCCGAAAGGCTGCGCTGTCTCCACTGGGGCCACCAGAAACTGAGCCGCAGGGTGGAGCTGCCCTCCGCCTTCCCCTTCATCATCACAGTCCACAAGACCATCCACAACCAAGACGCACTACGAAGGATCAACGACCTCAACCGTAGATACACTTGA